The Planctomycetia bacterium genome contains the following window.
CGCTGGCTGGCAGCTACATCGGCGGTTGGGATTTCGTCGACAACGACGCCGATCCACGCGACCAGAACGGCCACGGCACCCACGTCGCCGGCATTATCGCCGGCAGCGCCTCAAGCACTTATCCGGGCGTCGCCTCGGGCGCAAAAATCCTGTCGCTCCGCGTGCTCGGCAAGGACGGTTCCGGCAGCTTTGCGAACGTCGAGAAAGCGTTGCAGTGGGTCGCGCAGCACCAGCAACAGTTCAACATCGTCGCCGTGAACATGTCGCTGGGCGCCGGTAATTTTAATATAAACCCGTGGCAATTCCTGGAAGACGACCTGGCGCTGCTCGAATCGCGCGGGGTGTTTCTCTCGACGGCCTCCGGTAATGGCTTCTCCACCTACGGCAGCCAACTTGGCTTGGGCTTTCCGGCTACGAGCAACTACACCGTTTCCGTCGGCGCCGTGTGGTCAGGCAATTTCGGCGCGGTGACCTTCGGCAGCGGCGCGAAGGATTTTTCCACCGCGGCCGATCGGATCACCAGCTTCAGCCAGCGCAGCGCGGCGCTTGATATTCTGGCCCCCGGCGCGTTCGTCACGAATGCGGCCATGGGAGGCGGCTGGGCTCGCCTGGCGGGAACTTCGATGGCCGCGCCGGTCGTCGCGGGCGCGGCCGTGCTGATCCATCAGGCGCTCGACGCCCGAGGACTTGGACACCTGGCCACGCAGAGTTTCATCCTGGACATCATGCAGGACACCGGCGTGACCGTGGTCGATGGCGACAACGAGCAAGACAACGTCACCAACAGTTGGTTGACCTTCAAGCGGTTGGACGTCGCGAACGCCTTGGCCGCGGTCGCGAGTCTCGGCGGCGGCGGAGGTGGTGGCGGCGGGACGACCAACCCGGGGACGCCGGGAACGAATCCCGGCACAACGAACCCCGGCACCAGCAATCCGCCGGTCGTCACGGTCAACCCGAACGCGAACTTCGTTCGCGCGCTGTATCGCGAATTGCTCGGCCGAGATCCGGACAGCGCTGGCCTGGCCTACTGGACACAGCAAATTGGCGGCGGCCTGAGTCGCACGCAAGTGGCAAAGTCGCTGTCGAACAGCCCGGAATATCGCGGTCGTCAGGTGGACGTGTCGTTCAACGATTTGCTGGGCCGCGCCCCGACTAGCTCCGAACGCAGTTATTGGCTCGCCCTCCTGACCGGCGGGACGGCCGCCGACGACATGGTGCGGACCGTGGTTTCCAGCGGCGAATACCAAAGCGCGAACGGCAACCTGGCTGGCTTTGTCAGCGCGGCCTACCAGGATCTGCTCGGACGCACTGC
Protein-coding sequences here:
- a CDS encoding S8 family serine peptidase translates to MRGQRLAGARAPRSPHRVEPSVLRIEPLEEIALLSAAAWDTDYATWLEQTFTVEAAANFQFSTDELQALGDVNASATDPSLNLIRAEAAANYGYNGAGYTVAVLDTGIDYTHSSLAGSYIGGWDFVDNDADPRDQNGHGTHVAGIIAGSASSTYPGVASGAKILSLRVLGKDGSGSFANVEKALQWVAQHQQQFNIVAVNMSLGAGNFNINPWQFLEDDLALLESRGVFLSTASGNGFSTYGSQLGLGFPATSNYTVSVGAVWSGNFGAVTFGSGAKDFSTAADRITSFSQRSAALDILAPGAFVTNAAMGGGWARLAGTSMAAPVVAGAAVLIHQALDARGLGHLATQSFILDIMQDTGVTVVDGDNEQDNVTNSWLTFKRLDVANALAAVASLGGGGGGGGGTTNPGTPGTNPGTTNPGTSNPPVVTVNPNANFVRALYRELLGRDPDSAGLAYWTQQIGGGLSRTQVAKSLSNSPEYRGRQVDVSFNDLLGRAPTSSERSYWLALLTGGTAADDMVRTVVSSGEYQSANGNLAGFVSAAYQDLLGRTAETSGVNYWVSFLSTGGTRAQFAQTLLTSSEYRLNTIDSYYQEYLGRGAGPTERQWWLVQVQSGTTTLGTIAQSFLGSDEYFASAQGASGAGALSEGLAQQDHVASRADRSALGEAILRIDGNDASSRSMRSRLATVVTTDDATQRWQAVERARATALLSVGTEFSGVSADTDPAMVDATLSSTLESGRDELLESIVTSHETDEQLHDEVVESLA